GTTTGAGTGTAAAGAGCCGGCTGGACAGCAGGGCTTGAATGGTTGTAATGAATGGGGCTGTGTCTGGCTGGTGAGTGGTCACTGGTGGTGTCCTTGGGGCTTAACACTGGGACCAGTATTGTTCAGTATTTTTATCCATGATCCAGATGCAGGAATTGAATGTCCCATTAGCAAGCTTGCTGACAAAATCAAACAGGGAGGTGCCATTGACTTTCTTGAGGAACAAGAGGCCTCAAAGGAGAATTTTGATGAATTGGACCATTGGGCTATCTCAGGCATGAAATGGAAGTAGTCCAAGTGCTATTTTTTGCAGCTGGGAGGGAGTAACACCGAGTACAAGTCTAaactgggagaggagcagctgaagagcAGAGAGGCACCTGTGAAGGTCCTCAAACATGTCCAGGGGAAGGGAATGTAGGGTGAACTTTCTGGTGAAGAACTGGACTACAAGGAGCAGTTGAGTGAGCTTGTCTCCTTCAGAGAAACAGAGGCTGGGATGCATTGCTTTCTGCAGCTTCCTCAGGAGGGAATGTGGAGAGGGAGGTGCTGGACTTGTTCTCTCTGAGatcctggggcagcacaactggGAAGGTCCAAAGTCGTGCCAGGGAATGATCAGACTGGATGTTAGGAAGTCCTAATGCCCAAGCAAGAGAACAAGGAGTAATGGCCTCAAACGAAACCACAAAAAGTATTACCGCGCCTGaatgggcgcagctggtgagagagagacggtgaatcttgtttcttgaatcagaaggcttgatttattaatataagctataatacattatagttatactagaaagaataaggagagaggtttgcagagcagctaggctagctaggaagagatagaaaagaatccacaacaaagctgtggccaaggactcagtcccctggcttgcactggtgattggcccttaattataaacataaaacatgaaccaatcaccaatcaaaataggtgcccctgttgcattccccagcagctgataataattgtttaccttgtcttcggaggcctctggcctcccgaagacacagaaatccgaaagaaaggatttctgtggagaaatgtctgcgacacaaaAAGTTCCATGTCAGCATGAGGTAGCACTTCCTGACATTGAAAGTGGGAGATgactggaacagctgcccaaGCAGGTCATGGAGTCTCCCTCTGGAGACATTTAAACCCACCTAGGTGTGTTCCAGTGTCACCTGTCCTGGATCATTTGTTGAACTCTATATCTGAAAGGCTATAAATGATACAAGTTTATTGTGGGACACAAGGGGATTGAATTCATAGTTTCTAAACCTACTGTCAGGTTCAGGTGGCACAATCTCAATGAACTGAATGAATATtgccatttctttttctcaggTGTAGCTGTGAAAAACAGGACTGGCAGTGAAAGGAAGGAAGATAGGCAAACTTTTCACACAGTCTGGTGTGTATTGTCTCCAACAGATAAAAGTGGGGCAATGGTAAGGTAATGGTAATAGTAAGGAATGGAATGCTTGGTCAAGCTGGAACAAGTGGATCAAAATCCATGGAATGCTGTTTGCTGACCTAAAAGCTGGGGTgaccacagcagcactgctagGTTCCTGCAGCAAATACACATCCTCTTTGCCAGTGGCCTTTGTGCAGCTTAGCCTTGGGGGGGCTTAGAGTGACTTGGCTGGGCCACCTCAGATGTGTCTGCTGTTCTGAACCTCATGAAGGCATTAGCATCTATGCAAACAAACCTTGTCTCAGAATGGAGGTTGATCTCCACCTTCTGTGCACGACCTTGCAGTCTTGTACCACAAAGACGCTCCTCTTTAAGGCAATGTCTTCAGTTCACTATAGGCATTTATCTGGGTCCAAGTGGAAGATACTAGGTGTGTAATTTATGGAGAACATAGTCTCAATTTTAAGGGTTTCTTTGATTTAAATTTAGGATTACAAATGGACTAGCTCTTATTTGACTTGCAACACCAAAGGTTTTCCAGCACTTGCTGATGTGATAAGGTGACTTTGTTCTTCTTTGGTTTCATTTAGGTTTGTATTACCTTTGCAAATTCCTGGGAATAATTTTCAGACCTTCCATCTGTCAAGGCACAGTGACAGAAGGAAAATGGCACCTGCATAGTCCAGCAATAATCTTCCTCACTATGTGAACTGTTTGGGTGGCTGGTGCCTTCTAGCACCCTAGAGGGGACTGATTTGCCTGTGCAGCCTCCTTGTTCTTCTGTTCTGAGGAATATAGAAATAACAGTAAAAACTAAACAGATAAAGTACAGTAGACTGTCCAGGCCTGTCAGCCAATTGGCAACGGAACAGAATTCGttatttatttatctctttGGAGTAGGTTTGATTTCAGTCTTAGTATTTATCAAGACAGAACATCAGGTTCATCCCATTAGTGGAGTTTGACAAGAGATACTACTTTAAAGTCCTGTTGTGTTTCAAAGGAAAGTCAGTAAATAAAGTCTTATCCTCAGACTTCATGTAAAGCAAGGGGATAATGTTCCTTTCTGCAGAAACAGCCAGCACCAATTGCTGTCATGGGGAAGGTTGTTGTGGTAGGGACTTGTCCACCTTGGAGGTCCATCAGAAATGTTGTTTGCTGCTTGGTTTTCTTTGGAAGAGTGGTGTATGTGAGGAGAGTTTGTTGCCAGGtgataaaaattaattccattcCAAAGTGGTCAAACTTTGAACAAGCCTGGCTGGCTGGGGAGCCCATTCTGGCTGCCTGGGCCAACATAAAACACTCCTCAGTCCAGCTTGGGTGCTATAGGGGCCAGAGCTTCTCTAGAGGCACCAAAGCAGTAGTGACAAGACCCTGGCAGCCCTTTACATGCCCTTCACCAAGGGCTGCTCCTTGCAGATGGTCAGAGGAGGTCATTAATCAGCTTTAAATAAACCTTTGCAAGCAGGCCCCAGGGAAATGACCTAAAGACGAAGGCAAGCTTATGCTTTCCTGCCTGTacttctccctgctcagcctaggcagagctgtgcctggaggaCTAAGGAGCTGTGCTGACCATGAGCGAGCAGAGCCACGTCAACAGCCTGTTCCTCAACGAGGATGCAGCCAAGCGGCTCCACGCCGACAGCCGGGTGCAGCGGTTCCAGCAGGCTGTGCACAAGCGGGCGGCGCGGGCCAAGAAGCGGATGCACAACATCACTGCTGAGAGTGCTAAAAGCTTCTTCAGGAGAAACGCCTTCGTCCTCTTCACCATTGCTGCGGTCCTACTAGGTATGGAGCTGGTGGCAACACCAGGCACCATTTATAAATATGGGGAAATGTCTGTTTATTTAcgaagatttttattttatcacaGCGATTTGACTGAGGAGTTGAAGCTGATGAGCTGGCAGCTCAAAGTGCTGCCCACATAATGAGTACTTTTGTGCAAGAGCAAGGGACCCAACAGAGAGTGGGTATGTGGGAGGGAGTCCTTGTTGATCCTTTCTAGCGCAGTATAGAAACACTCTATGATAGAAAGAGTTTGATGGTCCAACTCAACCAATCCTTGTACAAATCATCCAGGTTTATTCAGAGGTATCTTGTGAGTGCAGCTGTAGGCACGAGGGCTTTTCAGATTTGTCCCAAAACTGTAGCCTGACAGGACCAGAAATGCTGCAAATGGCTGTGATACAATGCAAACCAAATCTGCTTAACAGATAGCAGGTTGTCCCTAGCTTTTGATCCAGGCTACATGACTCTAACTGGCTGAACTCAGCTTTAAGAGGTGGGTAGACAAACAATCTGAACTATGTAGTCACACTTATTTTAGTCTGTGAGATCATCTCTCTCATCACAGCATTTTGTATTAATGAGCTTCCTGGGAACAGACTCCAGAAGAGCAATAGAGGAAGACCAATAGGGAACAAGGAGACCTGTGGTTTCGCACAAGACTCCTCTGCATATAAATAcgtcagagagagagagagagcataTAATAAAAACTGGACGATAGCCTTTTAGAAGATGACCATTTGTTCGTTTGTAAAGAAGAACAACTGAGAGTaaatgagaagagaaaaaacacattGTAGGACTGAGGGACAGACCACTGGGTCACACTGTGCCACTTCCATTCTGATCCCTTGCTGATCCACAGGAATTATCCTGGCCTTCTCCCTCCGGCCCTACCAGCTGACCTATCGCCAGATCAAGTACTTCTCCTTCCCTGGCGAGCTGCTGATGCGTATGCTCCAGATGCTGGTTCTTCCTCTCATTGTCTCTAGCTTGATTACAGGTGAGAAGtactttctgctgctttcagccaAGACAGTGGTCAGCAAAGCTGTTGTTGGGGTACCTCTTCATGACCCAGCTGGAGGTGCTTGGATTAGCTTGGCTAGTAATGACGAGCCTGAATCCACAGCCATAGGGAACATGATCCACACTGAGACCCCTGCTGGCTCAGTAGTAGTGCAGAGAAGCAGAAGAACTTGTGGTTTCTCAGAAGACTGGGGAGAACACAATGCAGTGATTCCAATGCCCAGCACTAACAAGGATTTAATCCTACATAACCTCAAATGGCTCCACGTTTGTTGCCCAAGTAAATTTCAGGTTTTCTCCAACCTAGAGAAGGTTAATTTTTGTTAGTCCAAAAGGATTGAATTTGATCACTGGCTGGAGGGCTTGTTTCACCCAGATCCTCAAGTAAGACATGACAGACAAGTTTTCCGACAGCAGTAGGGATTGCAAGGTGTTCCACCTGCTGAAACCTCCCACCATTAGGGATTGAAAGGCCCAATGTACTAGGACGGGGTAATTTCCCTTCTGagagctttaaaagaaaattgctACATTCTCAAATGCAGACTAAGATCCACCAGTGCTATGCTTCTTCATGATCACAAGCCACATTCTTCCATATCAACGTTACCCTGGAACTCCAAATTCTGTTCCTTGTAGGCTGTGCTTCCTAGAGACCTTGGCTCCCTGTCCAAATCATGCACAAGCCTTGCACCCTTTGAATCTTCCTCaagctttccttttctctctaaGATGATAGGCTTCCTCACATAGTCTttctgtgtgacatcccaggaaTGGCCTCACTGGACAGCAGAGTCTCAGGGAAGATGGGGATGCGGGCTATCATCTACTACATGGTGACCACAATCATAGCTGTCTTCATTGGCATCTTCATGGTGATCATCATACACCCAGGAAAAGGATCTAAGGACAAACTTCACAGAGAAGGCAGAATTGAGCAGGTGCAGACTACAGATGCCTTCATGGACTTGGTGAGGTAGGTAAACAAGATGGTCTCATGTTGAGACTATATCAGTGAGATTACATTCCTCCATGGAGCATCCTTTTGAAGTATCACAGCTTTAAGCATACAGTCTTAGGGAAAGAGGTTAAAGGCTGAGTCTTGGCAAGCCTAGTATTTCTAGTTTAGTCTAGCTAACTGGCTTTGCCACTCTGAGACTGAGTACATGGCCTGGAATCCAGCCCTTCTCCAGAGATATTAATGTAAGAGGTCATGGTGTGCTCcacaaaacaagaaattaaaaccaTCAGTGGGCTACCTAGGTTTCAGAAATTCACCTGGCAAAGGCTACTCCAAATATCCATCTTTAATGACAAAGGAAATCAAGGAAGCGGTTCCCAAGACATTgccttttcttcccttgctgTGACCTTACTCAGTGAATTGCAAAGCTGTACCATGTCAAGTGGTTTTTGAGGTGGATAACAGAGAGCTCACATGACAGCTGTAGAGGTGAAGCTGAGAGCAAGGCAGTGTATTAATCATTGTAGTATGGTATTGTTTCAAGGTTCGGTTTGCTTTGATGATGGTTTTACAATGTACCTATATCCCAGGGCAGTATGTGTGTCATCTCTTTCCACATACCTGAATAACCTTCTGGAGTCTGAAAGCATGTAGTGGAAGTCTGACAAGTTGCAAGATCAGCATATTCCCTTCTTCTGTCAGTCAGACCAAAAGGGCTTAAGTGGACATTGTGAAAGTTGTGACCTCAGACATTGCTGCAGGACACAGAAGTTGGCCAGGAAGCCCATGTTTTCTTCCTAGGTCAACAAGACAATAActctttctttgttttatcTACTGTAGGAATATGTTCCCACCCAACCTGGTAGAAGCCTGCTTCAAACAGGTATGAAATCTCATCTTTGCACCTTGTACCCTGGACCATGGTCCTATCTACTTCTCTGAGGGATGGAATAGCACTTTATTCCCCAGGTCTGACTGCTGCAGGAGGCACTGCAAACGCTAGTCTGTATTATAGCATCCCCCATGCAAGCTTTTCAAACTGTCTGTACATGGGGGCTTCAAcctccctcccatcccacagAGGCAGGAAGGGTTTGCATGATCTCGGGTTGCAAGCTTGGGCTGGCAGTGATATGGAATAGATTCTCCAAGAATCTATCTCTTCTGCAGTGCTAGTGCCCTTAGAAGTGGCACAAAAGGTTATCAGAGAAGCCAGAATATCTCAGTCCTAGCGACATGAGATGCTCTAATGGTCTCTTCTGACCTTCTGCTCTATGAACTTTCTGACCTTTCTGGTGAAAGCACTAAACTGGGGACCTTGAGAACAGGCAAAGCATATAAGAGCCCAGCATGTGTCCTGATCATCTGAACTGGAGCCTGTGAGTGCATTTGATAATCTGTGTCTTTTCAGTACAAGACTCAATACAGCACCAGAGTCTTCACCAGAACCATCCTCCACAGCAGCAATGCCACAGCAGGTGTGGTAACCACTCAGATCCCTGTGCCTGAGAATTTCACCAGCATCATGGAGAATGTCACTCATGCCCTGGGAACCATCTCCGAGGTGCTGACCTTTGAAGAAGTCATTCCCATCCCAGGCTCAGCCAATGGGGTGAACGCGCTGGGGCTGGTAGTTTTCTCCATGTGCTTCGGTTTGATGATCGGCAGCATGAAGCAGAAGGGACGGGCCCTGCGGGAGTTCTTTAACTGCCTCAACGAAGCCATCATGAGGCTGGTGGCCATTATCATCTGGTGAGGAGCACGGCCGGTTGGAGCAGGAGGTCTGCAGGTGCAGTTTCTATTGACATGATGAGAAGTGGGGTAGCTTTAAGGATTTCATGCACAagacaggaaaagcagatgGGCACAGCTCTACTTTGGCTCCATCAGGCTGGAGGGAAAAGTCTGGATGGGATATTtgttcacatttcatttcctggtttgttttttttttgtttataccTTAGAAAGATCAGGTATACCAGGACTTGCTTTTCTTGAGGCCTCTGGAAACATCCTTGGAAGACCAGAGATCTGGAGTGGAAGATCTCTTAGCCTTACCAAGAGGAGTAGGAGAAGCTTCTGCTTCTCACCAGAAGCTTTCCTTCCAGCTGTGTTCCAGGAGTTTGACTTAGCTATGAATCACAGTAACCCTTTGCCCCTTTCCTGCTTTCAGGGTAGCAGCTGTATGCAGTAATGCAATAGCTctgagagctgagctgggttGAGAGGATCAGCTCAAAGTTACTTCCTTTCAGATCCTTCCCAGATCATGACTcctctggagctcagctgctcatTGC
The DNA window shown above is from Ammospiza caudacuta isolate bAmmCau1 chromosome 28, bAmmCau1.pri, whole genome shotgun sequence and carries:
- the LOC131568799 gene encoding excitatory amino acid transporter 4-like isoform X3, translating into MSEQSHVNSLFLNEDAAKRLHADSRVQRFQQAVHKRAARAKKRMHNITAESAKSFFRRNAFVLFTIAAVLLGIILAFSLRPYQLTYRQIKYFSFPGELLMRMLQMLVLPLIVSSLITGMASLDSRVSGKMGMRAIIYYMVTTIIAVFIGIFMVIIIHPGKGSKDKLHREGRIEQVQTTDAFMDLVRNMFPPNLVEACFKQYKTQYSTRVFTRTILHSSNATAGVVTTQIPVPENFTSIMENVTHALGTISEVLTFEEVIPIPGSANGVNALGLVVFSMCFGLMIGSMKQKGRALREFFNCLNEAIMRLVAIIIWYAPVGIMFLIAGKILEMDDLAVMGGQLGMYTLTVIVGLLIHALCILPLLYFIVTHRNPWVFIAGLLQALITALGTSSSSATLPITFRCLEENNGVDRRITRFVLPVGATINMDGTALYEALAAIFIAQVNNYELDFGQIITISITATAASIGAAGIPQAGLVTMVIVLTSVGLPTEDITLIIAVDWFLDRLRTTTNVLGDSLGAGIVEHLSRHELDAQDCELD
- the LOC131568799 gene encoding excitatory amino acid transporter 4-like isoform X4; its protein translation is MSEQSHVNSLFLNEDAAKRLHADSRVQRFQQAVHKRAARAKKRMHNITAESAKSFFRRNAFVLFTIAAVLLGIILAFSLRPYQLTYRQIKYFSFPGELLMRMLQMLVLPLIVSSLITGMASLDSRVSGKMGMRAIIYYMVTTIIAVFIGIFMVIIIHPGKGSKDKLHREGRIEQVQTTDAFMDLVRNMFPPNLVEACFKQYKTQYSTRVFTRTILHSSNATAGVVTTQIPVPENFTSIMENVTHALGTISEVLTFEEVIPIPGSANGVNALGLVVFSMCFGLMIGSMKQKGRALREFFNCLNEAIMRLVAIIIWYAPVGIMFLIAGKILEMDDLAVMGGQLGMYTLTVIVGLLIHALCILPLLYFIVTHRNPWVFIAGLLQALITALGTSSRCLEENNGVDRRITRFVLPVGATINMDGTALYEALAAIFIAQVNNYELDFGQIITISITATAASIGAAGIPQAGLVTMVIVLTSVGLPTEDITLIIAVDWFLDRLRTTTNVLGDSLGAGIVEHLSRHELDAQDCELDYLSNFSRKH
- the LOC131568799 gene encoding excitatory amino acid transporter 4-like isoform X6, which gives rise to MSEQSHVNSLFLNEDAAKRLHADSRVQRFQQAVHKRAARAKKRMHNITAESAKSFFRRNAFVLFTIAAVLLGIILAFSLRPYQLTYRQIKYFSFPGELLMRMLQMLVLPLIVSSLITGMASLDSRVSGKMGMRAIIYYMVTTIIAVFIGIFMVIIIHPGKGSKDKLHREGRIEQVQTTDAFMDLVRNMFPPNLVEACFKQYKTQYSTRVFTRTILHSSNATAGVVTTQIPVPENFTSIMENVTHALGTISEVLTFEEVIPIPGSANGVNALGLVVFSMCFGLMIGSMKQKGRALREFFNCLNEAIMRLVAIIIWYAPVGIMFLIAGKILEMDDLAVMGGQLGMYTLTVIVGLLIHALCILPLLYFIVTHRNPWVFIAGLLQALITALGTSSSSATLPITFRCLEENNGVDRRITSITATAASIGAAGIPQAGLVTMVIVLTSVGLPTEDITLIIAVDWFLDRLRTTTNVLGDSLGAGIVEHLSRHELDAQDCELDYLSNFSRKH
- the LOC131568799 gene encoding excitatory amino acid transporter 4-like isoform X5; its protein translation is MSEQSHVNSLFLNEDAAKRLHADSRVQRFQQAVHKRAARAKKRMHNITAESAKSFFRRNAFVLFTIAAVLLGIILAFSLRPYQLTYRQIKYFSFPGELLMRMLQMLVLPLIVSSLITGMASLDSRVSGKMGMRAIIYYMVTTIIAVFIGIFMVIIIHPGKGSKDKLHREGRIEQVQTTDAFMDLVRNMFPPNLVEACFKQYKTQYSTRVFTRTILHSSNATAGVVTTQIPVPENFTSIMENVTHALGTISEVLTFEEVIPIPGSANGVNALGLVVFSMCFGLMIGSMKQKGRALREFFNCLNEAIMRLVAIIIWYAPVGIMFLIAGKILEMDDLAVMGGQLGMYTLTVIVGLLIHALCILPLLYFIVTHRNPWVFIAGLLQALITALGTSSSSATLPITFRCLEENNGVDRRITRFVLPVGATINMDGTALYEALAAIFIAQVNNYELDFGQIITISITATAASIGAAGIPQAGLVTMVIVLTSVGLPTEDITLIIAVDWFLLLVQLFKKTLNSNLEVTSCIKRAN
- the LOC131568799 gene encoding excitatory amino acid transporter 4-like isoform X2, translating into MSEQSHVNSLFLNEDAAKRLHADSRVQRFQQAVHKRAARAKKRMHNITAESAKSFFRRNAFVLFTIAAVLLGIILAFSLRPYQLTYRQIKYFSFPGELLMRMLQMLVLPLIVSSLITGMASLDSRVSGKMGMRAIIYYMVTTIIAVFIGIFMVIIIHPGKGSKDKLHREGRIEQVQTTDAFMDLVRNMFPPNLVEACFKQYKTQYSTRVFTRTILHSSNATAGVVTTQIPVPENFTSIMENVTHALGTISEVLTFEEVIPIPGSANGVNALGLVVFSMCFGLMIGSMKQKGRALREFFNCLNEAIMRLVAIIIWYAPVGIMFLIAGKILEMDDLAVMGGQLGMYTLTVIVGLLIHALCILPLLYFIVTHRNPWVFIAGLLQALITALGTSSSSATLPITFRCLEENNGVDRRITRFVLPVGATINMDGTALYEALAAIFIAQVNNYELDFGQIITISITATAASIGAAGIPQAGLVTMVIVLTSVGLPTEDITLIIAVDWFLDRLRTTTNVLGDSLGAGIVEHLSRHELDAQDCELDYLSNFSRKH
- the LOC131568799 gene encoding excitatory amino acid transporter 1-like isoform X1, whose amino-acid sequence is MSEQSHVNSLFLNEDAAKRLHADSRVQRFQQAVHKRAARAKKRMHNITAESAKSFFRRNAFVLFTIAAVLLGIILAFSLRPYQLTYRQIKYFSFPGELLMRMLQMLVLPLIVSSLITGMASLDSRVSGKMGMRAIIYYMVTTIIAVFIGIFMVIIIHPGKGSKDKLHREGRIEQVQTTDAFMDLVRNMFPPNLVEACFKQYKTQYSTRVFTRTILHSSNATAGVVTTQIPVPENFTSIMENVTHALGTISEVLTFEEVIPIPGSANGVNALGLVVFSMCFGLMIGSMKQKGRALREFFNCLNEAIMRLVAIIIWYAPVGIMFLIAGKILEMDDLAVMGGQLGMYTLTVIVGLLIHALCILPLLYFIVTHRNPWVFIAGLLQALITALGTSSSSATLPITFRCLEENNGVDRRITRFVLPVGATINMDGTALYEALAAIFIAQVNNYELDFGQIITISITATAASIGAAGIPQAGLVTMVIVLTSVGLPTEDITLIIAVDWFLDRLRTTTNVLGDSLGAGIVEHLSRHELDAQDCELGNSGTQEKEQLSHLVCPQNDTHRHSRRETAL